In the Nitrospinota bacterium genome, one interval contains:
- a CDS encoding type IV conjugative transfer system protein TraE: MSWLNVFLQKESNLFAENRLLKFSVAVMTTALVLAIYFATDAARHQIVVLVPPSGPSMEVSGDTASEIYLKQIVRYASSLALTYSPITAESQFEELLAMYHPSYFEEGKTNFLNMLEVIKGSDVNTVFYITKMEVEKTRVILSGRKLQTAKGISILDAEKTYYLSYVIESGRFWITGFEEKVESVNG, from the coding sequence ATGAGCTGGTTAAACGTATTTCTGCAGAAAGAATCGAATCTCTTTGCTGAAAACAGGTTGTTAAAGTTCAGCGTCGCAGTAATGACTACAGCTTTGGTTTTAGCGATATATTTTGCGACAGATGCGGCCAGGCATCAGATAGTAGTCCTCGTTCCGCCAAGCGGGCCTTCCATGGAAGTATCTGGAGATACGGCATCGGAGATTTACCTGAAGCAGATTGTAAGGTACGCGAGTTCGCTTGCCCTGACATATAGCCCTATTACGGCAGAGTCTCAATTCGAGGAGTTGCTTGCTATGTATCATCCGAGTTATTTCGAGGAAGGGAAGACCAACTTCCTGAACATGCTGGAAGTGATTAAGGGATCTGATGTAAATACCGTTTTCTACATTACGAAAATGGAGGTGGAAAAAACAAGGGTAATCCTGTCTGGTCGTAAACTTCAAACAGCCAAAGGGATATCGATATTAGACGCGGAGAAAACTTATTACCTCTCATATGTAATTGAATCGGGCCGGTTTTGGATTACCGGTTTTGAAGAAAAGGTGGAGTCGGTTAATGGCTAG